In Barnesiella propionica, a single genomic region encodes these proteins:
- the mutY gene encoding A/G-specific adenine glycosylase, with product MYENKDNDSPIAPELIQWYRIHKRDLPWRHTADPYRIWISEIILQQTRVAQGLDYYIRFISRFPDIVSLAEADNDEVMKYWQGLGYYSRARNLHAAARFMAEKYAGRFPKTYKEVLGLKGIGEYTAAAICSFSYGLPYATVDGNVYRVLSRLFAIDTPIDSTQGKKLFSGLANELLDRKNPGEYNQALMEFGALHCLPRSPKCNECPLSGKCLAYAEGQTEKYPLKQTKAIVKPRYFNYFHIILEDKTWIHRRNGNDIWRNLYEFPLIETDREMNLDEIQKTPGYKELFTGINTLYIQSIPYVCRHVLSHRIINAKFYTIYISCSGEHLDAYKCIENSSIGDYAVARLTESYLEKVWQDILSKK from the coding sequence ATGTACGAAAACAAAGACAACGATTCACCTATAGCCCCGGAACTTATACAATGGTACCGGATACACAAAAGGGATTTACCCTGGAGGCATACGGCCGACCCGTACCGGATATGGATATCAGAGATTATTTTGCAACAAACCCGCGTAGCACAAGGACTGGATTATTATATCCGTTTTATAAGCCGGTTTCCCGATATCGTATCCCTGGCCGAAGCCGATAACGACGAGGTTATGAAATACTGGCAGGGACTGGGATATTACAGCCGTGCGCGTAATCTCCATGCCGCCGCCCGGTTCATGGCCGAAAAATATGCAGGCCGTTTCCCGAAAACATACAAAGAAGTACTCGGGCTAAAAGGTATCGGAGAATACACTGCAGCCGCTATTTGTTCTTTCTCCTACGGACTTCCTTATGCTACGGTAGACGGGAATGTTTATCGCGTACTGTCCCGGCTTTTTGCCATAGATACACCTATCGACTCCACCCAGGGAAAAAAACTGTTCTCCGGCCTGGCAAACGAATTACTCGACCGGAAAAATCCGGGTGAATACAACCAGGCCCTGATGGAGTTCGGCGCGCTCCATTGCCTTCCCCGTTCTCCCAAATGCAACGAGTGTCCCCTATCAGGCAAGTGTCTGGCTTATGCAGAAGGACAAACAGAAAAATATCCTCTAAAACAAACGAAGGCTATTGTCAAACCCCGTTATTTCAATTATTTCCATATCATCCTTGAAGACAAGACATGGATACATCGCCGCAACGGAAACGATATCTGGAGAAACCTTTATGAATTTCCCCTCATTGAAACCGACCGGGAAATGAATCTGGACGAAATTCAAAAAACACCCGGATACAAAGAATTATTCACCGGCATAAACACGCTTTACATTCAAAGTATTCCTTACGTCTGCAGACATGTCCTTTCACACCGCATCATAAACGCAAAATTCTACACAATATATATTTCATGTTCCGGTGAACACTTGGACGCTTATAAATGTATTGAGAACAGTTCCATTGGAGATTACGCAGTAGCCCGCCTCACGGAAAGCTACCTCGAAAAAGTATGGCAGGATATTTTATCTAAAAAATAA
- a CDS encoding phosphoribosylaminoimidazolesuccinocarboxamide synthase, protein MKNALVKTDFTFPGQQGVYHGKVRDVYSIDNDLLVMVASDRISAFDVILPEGIPYKGQVLNQIAAKFLDATTDILPNWKIATPDPMVTVGLRCEPFKVEMVVRGYLTGHAWREYKEGKRSLCGEKMPEGMKENQKFPHPIITPTTKAEAGHDEDISKKEIIAQGIVSKEDYEQLEKYTLALYQRGCEMAAQKGLILVDTKYEFGKIGDKIILMDEIHTPDSSRYFYADGYEDRLAKREEQRQLSKEFVRQWLIQNGFQGQTGQKVPEMTEEYCNSVSGRYIELYEHITGEKFVKANLSDVAARIEKNVTQFLKERRK, encoded by the coding sequence ATGAAAAATGCTTTAGTAAAAACAGATTTTACCTTCCCGGGTCAACAGGGAGTGTATCACGGAAAAGTACGTGATGTGTACAGTATCGACAACGATTTACTGGTCATGGTGGCCAGCGACCGTATTTCGGCTTTCGATGTCATACTTCCCGAAGGCATACCCTACAAAGGGCAGGTATTGAACCAGATTGCCGCCAAGTTCCTGGACGCGACGACAGACATTCTCCCTAACTGGAAAATCGCCACTCCCGACCCTATGGTCACGGTAGGATTACGTTGCGAACCGTTCAAAGTAGAAATGGTCGTGAGAGGTTATCTCACAGGACACGCCTGGCGGGAATACAAAGAAGGAAAAAGGAGCCTCTGCGGAGAAAAAATGCCCGAAGGAATGAAAGAGAACCAGAAGTTTCCTCACCCGATCATCACCCCTACTACTAAAGCCGAAGCCGGACACGATGAAGATATTTCGAAAAAAGAAATCATCGCACAAGGCATCGTTTCAAAAGAAGACTACGAACAACTGGAAAAATATACTCTCGCACTATATCAAAGAGGATGTGAGATGGCCGCGCAAAAAGGCCTCATCCTGGTAGACACAAAATACGAATTCGGTAAAATAGGCGACAAAATTATTCTGATGGACGAAATACACACGCCGGACTCTTCCCGTTATTTCTATGCCGACGGCTACGAAGATCGTCTCGCCAAAAGAGAAGAGCAACGTCAGTTATCCAAAGAGTTTGTGCGCCAATGGCTGATACAAAACGGTTTCCAGGGTCAAACAGGACAAAAAGTACCTGAAATGACCGAAGAATACTGCAACAGCGTATCCGGTCGTTATATAGAACTTTACGAGCATATAACCGGAGAAAAATTTGTGAAAGCGAATCTCTCCGACGTAGCCGCACGTATCGAAAAGAACGTAACCCAATTCCTCAAAGAACGCAGGAAATAA
- a CDS encoding alpha/beta hydrolase, translating into MKQKLSVFLLFLLWAMPLFAAVQVDTVVVRASRMNREVKNVVILPADYNESALYPVIYLLHGYGGDYSSWLKIKPDLPQLATEKQVIFVCPDGLSSWYWDSPVNKDMQFETYVSKDLVGYMDAHYRTVADRSGRAIAGLSMGGHGALWLSIRHRDTFGAAGSMSGGVDIRPFPEKWKMSVQLGEKNKNPEVWEKHTVINLVPTLKNGDLAMIIDCGYDDFFFKVNNNMHNELLNRGIMHDFIVRPGGHTSKYWNNSIDYQIVFFKKYFENARK; encoded by the coding sequence ATGAAACAGAAGTTATCAGTTTTTTTATTGTTCCTGTTATGGGCAATGCCTTTGTTTGCCGCAGTACAGGTAGATACGGTCGTTGTGAGAGCAAGCCGTATGAACAGGGAAGTGAAGAATGTCGTTATTTTGCCGGCGGATTATAATGAATCGGCACTCTATCCGGTTATCTATTTGTTACATGGTTACGGAGGTGATTATAGTTCCTGGCTTAAAATTAAACCTGATTTGCCGCAGCTGGCAACGGAAAAGCAAGTAATCTTTGTTTGTCCCGACGGATTGAGCAGTTGGTATTGGGATAGCCCTGTCAATAAAGATATGCAATTCGAAACCTACGTATCCAAGGACCTTGTCGGATATATGGACGCTCATTATCGTACTGTTGCCGATCGTTCGGGACGTGCTATTGCCGGATTGAGTATGGGCGGACACGGTGCTTTGTGGTTATCTATCCGCCATCGGGACACATTCGGTGCAGCCGGAAGTATGAGCGGAGGCGTAGATATACGCCCGTTCCCTGAAAAATGGAAAATGAGCGTACAATTGGGCGAAAAGAATAAGAATCCTGAAGTTTGGGAAAAGCATACGGTAATTAATCTTGTCCCTACGCTGAAAAACGGAGACCTGGCTATGATTATCGATTGCGGATATGACGATTTCTTTTTTAAAGTAAATAATAATATGCACAATGAATTGTTGAATAGAGGCATCATGCACGATTTTATTGTTCGCCCCGGAGGACATACTTCGAAATACTGGAATAATTCCATTGATTATCAGATTGTATTCTTTAAAAAGTATTTCGAAAACGCCCGTAAATAG
- a CDS encoding ROK family protein — translation MSKPYVVGIDIGGTNTVFGIVDARGNVLASGSIKTQKYAAIGDYVNDLYNELTRLLEQENVADQIAGIGVGAPNANYFTGNIEAAANLPWKGVIPFAQMLRDKFGIPVSITNDANAAAIGEMTYGAARGIKDFIMITLGTGVGSGIVINGQLVYGHDGNAGELGHVIVRRNNGRLCGCGRTGCLEAYASATGVARTAREFLELRNDSSVLRQIPIQDITSKDVYDAATSGDKLAQEIFEYTGTILGETFADFVAFSSPKAIILFGGLSKSGELIMRPIREALEKNLLTIYKGKVQVLLSELKESDAAVLGASALGWEAK, via the coding sequence ATGAGCAAACCATATGTAGTAGGAATTGATATTGGGGGAACCAATACGGTATTCGGGATTGTTGATGCCAGAGGAAACGTTCTGGCCAGCGGTTCTATAAAAACGCAGAAATATGCGGCCATAGGCGATTATGTCAATGATTTATATAACGAACTGACTCGTTTGCTGGAACAGGAGAATGTAGCTGATCAGATAGCCGGAATCGGAGTGGGAGCTCCAAATGCCAATTATTTTACCGGGAATATAGAAGCAGCTGCAAATTTGCCGTGGAAAGGCGTTATACCGTTTGCGCAGATGCTGAGAGATAAATTTGGCATTCCGGTGTCTATTACCAACGATGCAAATGCGGCGGCGATAGGTGAAATGACTTATGGGGCTGCACGAGGTATCAAAGATTTTATAATGATAACTTTGGGTACCGGAGTGGGTAGCGGTATCGTTATAAACGGCCAGCTGGTTTATGGACATGACGGTAATGCCGGTGAACTTGGACACGTTATCGTGCGCCGGAATAACGGACGGTTATGTGGTTGTGGCCGTACGGGATGCCTGGAGGCTTATGCTTCGGCGACTGGTGTGGCACGTACGGCAAGAGAATTTCTGGAGTTGCGTAATGATTCGTCTGTTCTCCGGCAAATCCCGATTCAGGATATTACGTCCAAAGACGTGTATGACGCCGCTACGTCCGGAGATAAACTGGCTCAGGAAATTTTTGAATATACCGGTACTATTTTGGGAGAGACTTTTGCCGATTTTGTGGCATTTTCCAGTCCTAAAGCGATTATACTATTCGGAGGGTTATCAAAGTCGGGCGAACTGATTATGCGCCCCATACGTGAAGCTCTTGAAAAAAATCTGCTTACCATTTATAAAGGCAAGGTACAGGTATTGCTTTCGGAACTGAAAGAAAGTGATGCTGCCGTTCTGGGTGCAAGTGCATTGGGATGGGAAGCTAAATAA
- a CDS encoding enoyl-ACP reductase FabI, which translates to MANNLLKGKRGIIFGALNDMSIAWKVAEKAVEEGAIITLTNTPVAVRMGQVSELGEKLHAEIIPADATNIEDLEMVFSKSMEIMGGKIDFVLHSIGMSPNVRKKRPYDDLDYDLLDKTLDISAVSFHKMIQVAKKLDAINEYGSIVALSYVAAQRTLFGYNDMADAKALLESIARSFGYIYGREKNVRINTISQSPTMTTAGSGVKGIDSLMDFANRMSPLGNATADECADYCVMMFSDYTRKVTMQNLYHDGGFSSMGMSLRAMNQYNKSFDEFRNENGDICYG; encoded by the coding sequence ATGGCGAACAATTTATTAAAAGGTAAAAGAGGTATCATCTTTGGTGCATTGAACGATATGTCCATTGCATGGAAAGTTGCCGAAAAAGCAGTAGAAGAAGGTGCTATCATTACACTTACAAACACTCCCGTGGCGGTACGTATGGGTCAGGTATCGGAATTAGGAGAAAAACTTCATGCCGAGATTATCCCAGCGGATGCAACAAATATCGAAGATCTGGAAATGGTATTTTCCAAATCTATGGAGATTATGGGAGGTAAAATAGATTTTGTTTTACATTCCATCGGTATGTCTCCGAACGTACGAAAAAAACGCCCATACGACGATCTGGATTACGACCTGCTCGATAAAACACTCGACATATCCGCCGTTTCGTTTCATAAGATGATACAAGTTGCTAAAAAACTGGACGCCATCAACGAATATGGTTCCATCGTAGCATTGTCGTACGTTGCAGCTCAACGCACGCTTTTCGGATATAATGACATGGCCGATGCAAAAGCGTTGCTGGAATCTATTGCCCGCAGCTTCGGTTATATTTACGGACGAGAAAAGAACGTACGTATCAATACCATTTCCCAGTCTCCTACGATGACTACAGCAGGTAGCGGTGTCAAAGGCATAGACTCCCTGATGGATTTTGCCAACCGTATGTCCCCTCTGGGAAATGCCACGGCAGACGAATGCGCAGACTATTGTGTCATGATGTTCTCAGATTACACCCGCAAAGTAACCATGCAGAATTTATATCACGACGGAGGATTCTCCAGCATGGGTATGAGCTTACGCGCAATGAACCAATACAACAAAAGTTTTGACGAATTCCGCAATGAAAACGGAGATATTTGTTACGGATAA
- the aroB gene encoding 3-dehydroquinate synthase, with amino-acid sequence MEQAILFTEDIVNTSQDFLNACDYDRLFVLTDEHTRNLALPLFPSSHLLNLADQITIGAGDVHKNMDSLVAVWQVLSRNGATRKSLLVNLGGGMITDLGGFAASAFKRGIRFVNIPTTLLGAVDAAVGGKTGINFNGLKNEIGVFNPAEGVLISTQFFSSLSRHELLSGYAEMLKHGLISNKDVYQKLLAYDFEYLSLTEMLRLLEESVKVKEHIVKIDPCEKGVRKALNLGHTVGHAFESLSHEQNSPVPHGFAVAWGLVCELLISHQKLQFPSAVISVFSRYVYDNYGAFPFSCDDYEHLYDLMTHDKKNEAGVINFTLLSEVGKPVINQTADKETVFIAFDLYRDLFRL; translated from the coding sequence ATGGAACAAGCGATTCTATTTACCGAAGATATTGTAAATACTTCTCAAGATTTTCTTAATGCATGCGATTATGACCGGCTTTTTGTTCTTACCGACGAACATACCCGGAATCTCGCGTTGCCGTTGTTTCCTTCTTCCCATTTGTTGAATCTGGCTGATCAGATAACAATCGGAGCAGGCGATGTACATAAGAATATGGATTCTTTAGTTGCGGTATGGCAGGTTTTGAGCCGGAATGGGGCGACCCGTAAATCTTTACTGGTAAATCTGGGTGGCGGAATGATTACCGACTTGGGAGGATTTGCGGCATCTGCCTTCAAGCGCGGTATACGGTTTGTCAATATTCCTACTACATTATTGGGTGCGGTAGATGCGGCGGTAGGCGGTAAAACGGGAATTAATTTTAACGGATTGAAGAATGAAATAGGCGTTTTTAATCCTGCAGAAGGTGTATTGATCTCCACCCAGTTTTTTTCTTCCTTGTCCCGTCATGAACTTTTATCGGGATATGCCGAGATGCTGAAGCACGGACTTATCAGTAACAAGGATGTATATCAAAAGCTTTTGGCATATGATTTTGAATATTTATCTTTAACCGAAATGCTGAGGTTGCTGGAAGAATCGGTGAAAGTGAAAGAACATATAGTAAAAATCGATCCTTGTGAGAAGGGTGTCCGTAAAGCCCTGAATCTGGGGCATACGGTAGGTCATGCCTTTGAAAGTTTATCTCATGAACAAAACTCTCCGGTTCCTCACGGATTTGCAGTGGCCTGGGGATTAGTCTGCGAATTACTGATTTCACACCAAAAATTACAATTCCCTTCTGCTGTAATATCTGTTTTCTCCAGATATGTATATGATAATTACGGGGCATTTCCGTTTAGTTGCGATGACTATGAGCATTTGTATGATTTAATGACCCATGATAAGAAAAACGAAGCCGGAGTGATTAACTTTACGTTGCTTTCGGAAGTGGGAAAACCTGTTATCAATCAAACGGCCGATAAGGAAACGGTATTTATTGCTTTTGACCTGTACAGGGACTTGTTCCGGTTATAG
- a CDS encoding DUF3843 family protein: MGKMKQVIYSRDWLAMHPYQSSARTDFYYTTLANKACESISNRMGGIYEEDVLYLSSEERKELSCMLLCYFEDIISQAGMFAALVRIHEERFGTPLPFFRITEDYVKGEINKEDLQFLIWHYYMQLNNLDFPFSPLTPLFSDMAEDVMALLEPEYETAPENDKLQAFFHVDDKEASDIYALHSKFFWLGTESYLFCGDGLLLQDSVEELAEEAKSNGMEEQLPDLVNMSCNDFAYNNITEFFSFSAPRWLAEILGKEHVAYKGLTSLGKKYSGYFLYEREENDYTYFRHIATGTELEVNKLSLKGFPKEMKSEDVILFAGFIRWSAGWWFVGQVRSYEKNEELLDEISGNEDEYNLFEPEAELPEEEQEIILNDVLADLGEGDDAISEEDAAWQAVLNDEIGKEYFLKRYESGDIPALNFFNDENNLMQDNIRFILDYVKR; encoded by the coding sequence ATGGGTAAAATGAAACAGGTCATATATAGCCGGGATTGGTTGGCTATGCATCCTTACCAGAGTTCTGCCAGGACCGATTTTTACTATACGACACTGGCGAATAAAGCATGCGAATCTATTTCGAACCGTATGGGCGGGATATATGAAGAAGATGTATTGTATCTGAGTTCTGAAGAACGCAAGGAATTAAGCTGCATGTTGCTTTGTTATTTCGAAGATATAATATCACAAGCGGGTATGTTCGCAGCTTTGGTCCGCATACATGAAGAACGTTTCGGCACTCCTCTGCCTTTTTTCCGGATTACGGAAGATTATGTAAAAGGGGAAATAAATAAAGAAGACCTGCAGTTTCTGATATGGCATTATTATATGCAGCTGAATAATCTGGATTTTCCGTTTTCTCCCCTTACTCCTCTTTTCTCCGATATGGCGGAGGATGTTATGGCTTTGCTGGAGCCGGAGTACGAGACCGCGCCTGAGAATGATAAATTACAGGCTTTTTTCCATGTAGATGATAAAGAAGCTTCCGATATATATGCTTTACATAGTAAGTTTTTCTGGTTGGGGACAGAGTCTTATCTGTTTTGCGGTGACGGACTTTTGTTGCAGGATAGTGTAGAGGAACTTGCCGAAGAAGCTAAATCCAACGGTATGGAAGAGCAGTTGCCCGATCTGGTGAATATGTCCTGTAATGATTTTGCCTATAACAATATTACGGAGTTCTTTTCTTTCTCCGCTCCTCGTTGGCTGGCCGAAATACTGGGAAAAGAACATGTCGCTTATAAGGGACTGACGAGCCTGGGAAAGAAGTATTCCGGTTATTTCCTGTATGAAAGGGAAGAAAACGATTATACTTATTTTCGTCATATTGCCACAGGTACGGAATTGGAGGTGAATAAGTTGTCACTGAAAGGGTTCCCGAAAGAGATGAAAAGCGAAGACGTGATCTTATTTGCCGGATTTATACGCTGGTCGGCTGGCTGGTGGTTTGTCGGGCAGGTGAGAAGTTATGAAAAGAACGAAGAATTGCTTGATGAAATTTCGGGGAATGAAGATGAGTATAACTTGTTCGAACCGGAGGCAGAACTACCGGAAGAGGAACAGGAAATTATCCTTAACGATGTACTGGCTGATTTGGGGGAAGGTGACGATGCGATAAGTGAAGAAGATGCGGCCTGGCAGGCTGTGCTGAATGATGAAATAGGGAAAGAGTATTTTCTTAAACGTTATGAGTCCGGTGATATACCTGCCCTGAATTTCTTTAACGATGAAAATAACCTTATGCAGGATAATATAAGGTTTATACTGGACTATGTAAAACGCTAA
- a CDS encoding HAD family hydrolase has protein sequence MLTASIEKYLRKNGYGQIMLKSVLIDMDGVLYDSMKNHVRAWYLTMTAIGVDCTEEEFYLYEGRTGASTIKLLFQRQFGRDATEEDVKRLYAEKVRHFHELPPIQPMPGADVLLEKIIAEGLRPVLVTGSGQKSLLESLNKDYPGVFAPEYMVTAFDVKYGKPHPEPYLIGMKKSHAKPWEAIVVENAPLGVEAGVASGAFTIAANTGPMPDEELWASGSDVLYHSMQDLADHFGELSEAFKNTIVKS, from the coding sequence ATGTTGACTGCTTCTATTGAAAAATATTTACGTAAAAACGGATATGGACAGATAATGCTTAAGTCCGTACTTATCGATATGGACGGAGTTTTGTACGACTCCATGAAAAATCATGTGCGGGCCTGGTATCTTACGATGACAGCTATAGGTGTGGATTGTACCGAAGAGGAATTTTATTTGTATGAGGGTAGAACAGGCGCCAGTACGATTAAGTTATTATTTCAGAGGCAATTCGGCCGTGATGCGACAGAAGAGGATGTGAAGAGATTATATGCTGAAAAAGTCCGTCATTTTCATGAGTTGCCCCCCATTCAGCCCATGCCGGGTGCAGATGTTTTACTGGAGAAAATAATTGCTGAAGGATTACGCCCCGTATTGGTAACAGGATCGGGACAAAAATCTTTGCTGGAAAGTTTGAATAAAGATTATCCGGGAGTATTTGCTCCGGAATATATGGTTACGGCTTTTGACGTGAAGTACGGGAAACCTCATCCGGAACCTTATCTTATAGGTATGAAGAAAAGTCATGCGAAACCCTGGGAAGCGATAGTCGTGGAAAACGCTCCGTTGGGCGTGGAAGCCGGTGTTGCTTCCGGCGCATTTACCATAGCAGCAAATACAGGACCTATGCCGGATGAAGAGTTATGGGCTTCCGGCTCTGATGTATTATATCATTCCATGCAGGATCTGGCCGACCATTTCGGCGAATTATCGGAAGCTTTTAAGAATACGATTGTAAAATCATAA
- a CDS encoding PhoH family protein: protein MIERVIILDNIDPVVFYGVNNSNIQLIKNLFPKLRLAARGNVLKVIGDEKETAAFETKIKELEDYCSRYNQLTEEIIIDIIRGAAPVEVKQDHLIIYGVNGKPIVGRTPNQQKLVTAFGTNDLVFALGPAGSGKTYVAIALAVRALKNKEVKKIILSRPAVEAGEKLGFLPGDMKDKIDPYLQPLYDALQDMIPAAKLKEYMESNVIQIAPLAFMRGRTLSDAVIILDEAQNTTTHQIKMFLTRLGMNAKMIITGDMTQIDLPPTQTSGLIQAIRILKGIQGIGKVEFNKKDIVRHKLVQRIVEAYEKYDEKQKNERAEKKKEEKQE, encoded by the coding sequence ATGATAGAAAGAGTAATCATTTTAGACAACATCGATCCGGTTGTATTTTACGGTGTAAACAACAGCAATATACAACTTATCAAAAATCTTTTCCCTAAATTACGTCTGGCAGCCCGGGGTAATGTTTTAAAAGTTATCGGCGACGAAAAAGAAACTGCAGCTTTCGAAACCAAGATCAAAGAACTGGAAGATTATTGTTCCCGGTACAACCAGCTTACAGAGGAGATCATTATCGACATCATAAGAGGTGCCGCACCTGTAGAAGTAAAACAAGACCATCTTATCATATACGGAGTAAACGGCAAACCCATCGTAGGGCGTACCCCGAATCAGCAGAAACTGGTAACGGCTTTCGGGACTAACGACCTCGTATTCGCCCTGGGACCTGCCGGATCGGGCAAAACCTACGTAGCTATCGCACTCGCCGTACGTGCGCTTAAGAACAAGGAAGTAAAGAAAATCATTCTCAGCCGCCCTGCCGTAGAAGCGGGAGAAAAATTAGGCTTCCTGCCGGGCGATATGAAAGATAAAATAGACCCTTATCTCCAGCCGCTTTACGATGCGCTGCAGGACATGATTCCGGCGGCCAAACTGAAAGAATATATGGAAAGCAATGTCATTCAAATAGCCCCGCTCGCCTTTATGAGGGGACGTACCTTGAGCGATGCTGTGATTATTCTCGACGAGGCCCAGAATACGACCACCCACCAGATAAAGATGTTCCTGACACGTCTGGGTATGAATGCCAAGATGATAATCACGGGAGATATGACACAGATAGACCTGCCGCCTACCCAGACGTCCGGCCTGATACAGGCCATACGCATACTGAAAGGCATACAAGGCATAGGAAAAGTAGAATTCAACAAAAAAGACATCGTTCGTCACAAGCTGGTTCAGCGTATCGTGGAAGCTTACGAAAAATATGACGAAAAGCAAAAAAACGAACGTGCTGAAAAGAAAAAAGAAGAAAAACAAGAATAA
- the ubiE gene encoding bifunctional demethylmenaquinone methyltransferase/2-methoxy-6-polyprenyl-1,4-benzoquinol methylase UbiE → MTKYKAEEILPYDKQKEKTEQVRDMFDSIAPAYDFMNRAMTFGIDKWWRNVAVKMLAPYSPKRILDVATGTGDLAILLNRQLSPDYILGIDLSDGMLSIARQKASAEGLSDKIKFEVQDCLELKPEDDSFDAVTVAYGVRNFEHLEQGFAEMYRVLRPGGVLSVIELSTPEKTPYKQLYKFYSFTLIPAVGRLVSKDKGAYSYLPRSIAAVPQGDAMLGIFKRAGFTRTRCRKLTFGACSIYMGEKD, encoded by the coding sequence ATGACAAAATATAAAGCGGAGGAAATTCTCCCGTACGACAAACAGAAAGAGAAGACCGAGCAGGTAAGAGACATGTTCGACTCCATCGCCCCGGCTTACGACTTCATGAACCGTGCCATGACCTTCGGGATAGACAAATGGTGGAGGAACGTAGCCGTTAAGATGCTGGCTCCTTATTCGCCGAAACGCATCCTGGACGTTGCAACAGGAACCGGAGACCTCGCCATACTATTGAACCGCCAGTTATCTCCCGACTATATCCTGGGCATAGACCTTTCCGACGGCATGCTGTCCATCGCCCGGCAAAAAGCGTCGGCAGAGGGACTGAGCGATAAAATAAAATTCGAAGTACAGGATTGCCTGGAACTGAAACCGGAAGACGACAGCTTCGACGCCGTCACCGTAGCTTATGGTGTACGTAATTTCGAACACCTTGAACAGGGATTCGCCGAAATGTACCGCGTGCTTCGTCCCGGAGGTGTACTTTCCGTCATAGAACTGTCCACCCCGGAGAAAACACCTTACAAACAACTGTACAAGTTTTACTCGTTCACTCTTATTCCTGCCGTAGGACGGCTTGTATCGAAAGACAAAGGAGCCTACAGCTACTTGCCCCGCTCTATCGCCGCCGTTCCCCAGGGAGACGCCATGCTCGGAATATTCAAGCGTG
- a CDS encoding 1-acyl-sn-glycerol-3-phosphate acyltransferase: protein MDRTMEKSLEFEDIRPFYDEEFQEKMKSLVKEDKFEHAVKYVLHDVDYNLFSQKLLSLKTKRDFQLTVMVPFLEHLAKTTSSGVDGGGFENISHSGSYVFMSNHRDIVLDASFLNLLLIKKGFESSEVAIGDNLLIFDWISDLVRLNKSFIVKRDVGKRKTLEAACQLSAYIHYTIREKKQSLWIAQREGRAKDSNDRTQESLLKMLGLAGDRDLLSNLKELNIIPVTISYEYDPCDYLKAKEFLLKRDNPEYKKTQEDDLHSMEIGLLGYKGHIHFELSPCINKSLESICPNDNKPEILEAAIKVMDQSIHSNYRIYPGNYVAYDLLHEGNLFANKYTREDHETFVTYINNQLAKITDVPNRDEEFLRKMMLTMYSNPLKNKLTALET from the coding sequence ATGGATAGAACTATGGAAAAATCGTTAGAATTTGAAGACATCCGGCCTTTCTATGACGAGGAATTTCAGGAAAAAATGAAATCATTAGTCAAGGAAGATAAATTTGAACATGCAGTCAAATATGTCCTACACGATGTAGATTATAATCTTTTCAGCCAGAAGCTCTTATCTTTAAAGACAAAAAGAGATTTCCAGCTGACGGTCATGGTTCCTTTTCTGGAACACCTGGCAAAAACCACTTCGTCAGGAGTAGATGGCGGAGGATTTGAAAACATATCGCACAGCGGTAGCTATGTGTTCATGTCAAATCACCGTGACATAGTTCTGGATGCGTCTTTCCTGAACTTGCTGCTTATCAAGAAAGGTTTTGAATCCAGCGAAGTTGCTATCGGAGATAACCTGTTGATTTTTGACTGGATATCGGATCTGGTAAGGCTCAACAAAAGTTTCATCGTAAAACGGGATGTAGGTAAACGCAAAACACTGGAAGCGGCCTGCCAGCTATCAGCTTATATACATTATACCATACGGGAAAAAAAACAGTCGCTATGGATCGCCCAACGAGAAGGAAGGGCAAAAGACTCGAACGACCGTACACAGGAAAGTTTGCTCAAAATGCTCGGTCTCGCAGGCGACCGTGATCTGTTATCCAATCTGAAAGAATTAAATATCATACCCGTAACCATATCGTATGAATATGATCCCTGCGATTACCTGAAAGCAAAAGAATTTCTTTTGAAACGTGACAACCCCGAATATAAGAAAACACAGGAGGATGACCTGCACAGTATGGAAATAGGGTTATTGGGCTACAAAGGGCATATTCATTTCGAATTATCACCTTGCATCAATAAAAGCCTGGAAAGCATCTGTCCCAACGATAATAAGCCGGAAATACTGGAAGCTGCCATAAAGGTAATGGATCAGTCGATACATTCCAATTACCGGATATACCCGGGAAATTACGTCGCTTATGACCTTCTGCATGAGGGAAACTTATTCGCAAATAAATATACACGAGAAGACCATGAAACCTTCGTGACTTATATCAACAACCAATTGGCTAAAATTACCGATGTTCCCAACCGCGATGAGGAATTCCTGAGAAAAATGATGCTGACAATGTATTCCAATCCATTGAAAAATAAACTTACAGCACTCGAAACATAA